In Dehalococcoidia bacterium, the following are encoded in one genomic region:
- a CDS encoding molybdopterin-dependent oxidoreductase — translation MAKLRLNGVEIEAADGAPLVEVIKEAGVWVSNLCYIDGLPPYAGCRTCLVAIEGARGLQLSCTTRVADGMVVETEQADVKHARQEVLAIINANHSDRCLTCHRRVKCMPGDICLRDDVVTHRCVTCSKNYRCELQTTNELLDMGFENVEPWAAEPRTYYQFPVPDPDRANPFLEFDPQMCILCTRCVRACDEIRHTSAITLAGRGFPTRIAFGAGGAVHESNCDFCGACIDVCPTATLMEKPNKWIARTEDWTTTTCNSCSVGCTISIGTRAGRAVIVKPDPVNPVSADQICVRGRFHYDAIPDKQRLQQHFVRRGPAGTPQFPAHWGELVEYAASQLKDLIAKHGAESVGVLGSPFNTNEENYLAQKLAREVIGTPHVDFAAAAPNRAAANAIEAAFGTEALPSDMLQFSQSDVVILIADDLESSHNVAALRLKDGIVGNPAAPRDGRLLLVSSIWGEMADFADPYGGTWLQSTPGGEPALVDALAKRASGAAAPLSIVTGDEARAADVLTAAKDPAKVVSIVYAPSPADAIAAGEGAKAAANLAIALRGEKAAASLFVLPTEANVYGARDMGVDPERAPGRVPASKAGMSFRQMMDAAIDGTLKAMIIVGDNPLMFAPDRARVEQALSSLDLLVVIESALTDTAKMAHVLFADVPAYAKTGSFTSGDHRVSRMHAALDALGDARPALLALTDLAGAIGDAGAWSYAHPDAVTDEIAERVSGYEAFRSGFNRWSKARASGAASKAERQAVADTTVATAGGHVLMVTRTLYTSLEGAAIHSADADKLHREEFVEIHPADAAALGIGDEDAITLSTDQGELEIRCKISARVAEGVLHIPAYYDGGAVMRLLAADGRPAAVQIRVGATA, via the coding sequence GTGGCTAAGCTCCGGCTCAACGGCGTCGAGATCGAAGCCGCGGATGGCGCGCCGCTCGTCGAAGTGATCAAGGAAGCGGGCGTCTGGGTCTCCAACCTCTGCTACATCGATGGCCTGCCGCCGTACGCGGGTTGTCGCACGTGCCTGGTCGCGATCGAAGGCGCGCGCGGGCTGCAGCTTTCGTGTACGACGCGGGTCGCCGACGGCATGGTCGTGGAGACGGAGCAGGCCGACGTCAAGCACGCGCGCCAGGAAGTGCTCGCGATCATCAATGCGAATCACTCGGATCGCTGTCTGACGTGTCACCGGCGCGTGAAATGCATGCCCGGCGACATCTGCCTGCGTGACGACGTCGTGACGCACCGCTGCGTCACGTGTTCGAAGAATTACCGCTGCGAACTGCAGACGACGAACGAACTGCTCGATATGGGCTTCGAAAACGTCGAGCCGTGGGCGGCCGAGCCGCGCACGTACTACCAGTTCCCCGTGCCCGATCCCGACCGCGCGAATCCGTTCCTGGAGTTCGACCCGCAGATGTGCATTCTCTGCACGCGCTGCGTCCGCGCCTGCGACGAGATCCGCCACACCAGCGCGATCACGCTCGCCGGGCGCGGCTTTCCGACGCGCATCGCGTTCGGTGCGGGCGGCGCCGTACACGAGTCCAACTGCGACTTCTGCGGCGCCTGCATCGATGTCTGTCCGACGGCGACGCTCATGGAGAAGCCCAACAAGTGGATCGCGCGGACGGAAGATTGGACGACGACGACGTGCAATTCGTGCTCCGTCGGCTGCACGATCAGCATCGGCACGCGCGCGGGACGAGCGGTGATCGTCAAGCCCGATCCGGTGAACCCGGTGAGCGCGGACCAGATCTGCGTGCGCGGCCGCTTCCATTACGACGCGATACCCGACAAGCAACGCTTGCAGCAGCACTTCGTGCGGCGAGGCCCGGCCGGTACGCCGCAGTTCCCGGCGCACTGGGGCGAACTCGTCGAGTACGCGGCATCGCAGCTCAAGGACCTGATCGCGAAGCACGGTGCAGAGTCTGTCGGCGTGCTCGGGTCACCATTCAACACGAACGAAGAGAATTACCTGGCGCAGAAGCTGGCGCGCGAGGTCATCGGCACGCCGCACGTCGACTTCGCGGCGGCGGCGCCGAACCGCGCCGCCGCGAACGCGATCGAAGCGGCGTTCGGCACGGAAGCGTTGCCTTCCGACATGCTGCAGTTCTCGCAGAGTGACGTCGTCATCCTGATCGCCGATGATCTTGAGTCGAGCCACAACGTGGCGGCGCTGCGACTGAAGGACGGCATCGTGGGCAATCCTGCGGCGCCGCGCGACGGCCGGTTGCTGCTGGTGTCTTCGATCTGGGGGGAGATGGCTGACTTCGCCGACCCGTACGGCGGCACGTGGTTGCAGTCAACGCCCGGCGGCGAGCCGGCGCTCGTCGATGCGCTCGCGAAGCGTGCGTCGGGCGCAGCGGCGCCGCTGAGCATCGTCACGGGCGATGAAGCGCGCGCCGCGGACGTGCTTACGGCCGCCAAGGATCCCGCGAAGGTCGTATCGATCGTGTACGCGCCGTCGCCGGCCGACGCGATCGCTGCGGGCGAGGGCGCGAAGGCCGCGGCAAACCTGGCGATCGCGCTGCGCGGCGAGAAGGCGGCCGCGTCGTTGTTCGTGCTGCCGACCGAGGCGAATGTCTACGGCGCGCGCGATATGGGCGTCGACCCGGAGAGGGCGCCGGGGCGCGTGCCCGCGTCGAAGGCGGGCATGAGCTTCCGGCAGATGATGGATGCTGCAATTGACGGGACGCTCAAGGCGATGATCATCGTCGGCGACAATCCGTTGATGTTCGCGCCAGACCGCGCGCGCGTCGAGCAGGCGCTGTCGTCGCTGGACCTGCTGGTCGTGATCGAGAGCGCGCTGACGGACACCGCGAAGATGGCACACGTGCTGTTCGCCGACGTGCCGGCGTACGCGAAGACGGGCTCCTTCACCAGCGGCGACCACCGCGTGAGCCGCATGCACGCGGCGCTCGACGCGCTGGGGGATGCGCGGCCGGCGCTGCTGGCACTGACTGACCTGGCGGGCGCGATCGGCGACGCGGGCGCGTGGTCGTACGCGCATCCCGACGCCGTCACCGACGAGATCGCCGAGCGCGTGTCCGGTTACGAAGCCTTTCGCTCCGGTTTCAACCGCTGGAGCAAAGCACGCGCATCCGGCGCCGCGTCGAAGGCCGAACGGCAGGCCGTCGCCGATACGACGGTGGCCACGGCGGGCGGTCACGTGCTGATGGTGACACGCACGCTGTACACGAGCCTCGAGGGCGCGGCGATCCACTCCGCGGACGCCGACAAACTGCACCGCGAAGAGTTCGTCGAGATTCACCCGGCCGATGCGGCGGCGCTGGGTATCGGCGATGAGGATGCGATCACACTCTCGACGGACCAGGGCGAACTCGAGATTCGCTGCAAGATCTCCGCGCGCGTCGCTGAGGGCGTGTTGCACATCCCGGCGTACTACGACGGCGGCGCGGTCATGCGGTTGCTGGCCGCGGATGGGCGGCCGGCGGCGGTGCAGATCCGGGTCGGCGCGACCGCCTAG
- a CDS encoding phosphatase PAP2 family protein produces MLFSALALSMFFISRPLGIAVAVYSCVFIFMARLYVGLHWPTDIMAGVMLGAGIAWVAMLPRMRELFSRPAFWALDRYPGLFYTGAFVVTYQVAVLFGDLRRSRAYVVNALERVV; encoded by the coding sequence GTGCTCTTTTCTGCGTTGGCGTTGAGCATGTTTTTCATCTCGCGGCCGCTAGGGATCGCCGTCGCCGTATACAGTTGCGTCTTCATCTTCATGGCGCGGCTGTACGTGGGGTTGCACTGGCCGACAGACATCATGGCGGGCGTGATGCTGGGTGCTGGGATAGCGTGGGTGGCGATGTTGCCGCGCATGCGGGAGCTGTTCAGCCGTCCAGCGTTCTGGGCGCTGGACCGGTATCCCGGGCTATTCTACACCGGCGCATTTGTGGTGACGTACCAGGTTGCGGTGCTCTTCGGCGATCTGCGGCGCTCGCGCGCCTATGTCGTGAACGCACTCGAGCGTGTGGTGTAG